Proteins from a single region of Aerococcus viridans:
- the trmB gene encoding tRNA (guanosine(46)-N7)-methyltransferase TrmB has translation MRVRNKPWAKDAMAEHREYIILEPETMQGKWQAEFKNDHPVHLEVGTGKGQFIIEMARRNPDVNFIGLELQDSVLVMAMEKALEGELLPNLRFILGNALELSSYFEEGEVAKLFLNFSDPWPKARHAKRRLTFKTFLDQYKHVLQTDGLLQFKTDNQGLFEYSLTSMSQYGMDFLEISLNLHESDIEGNVQTEYEEKFSARGFRINYMLAKFN, from the coding sequence ATGCGTGTAAGAAATAAACCGTGGGCAAAGGACGCCATGGCAGAACATAGAGAATATATCATTTTAGAACCGGAAACAATGCAGGGGAAATGGCAAGCTGAATTTAAAAACGACCATCCTGTTCATTTAGAAGTGGGAACTGGTAAGGGACAATTCATTATTGAGATGGCCCGCCGTAATCCAGACGTGAACTTTATTGGTCTTGAATTACAGGATTCAGTATTAGTGATGGCGATGGAGAAAGCTTTGGAAGGTGAATTGTTACCTAATTTACGCTTCATTTTAGGGAATGCTCTTGAACTATCCTCATATTTTGAAGAGGGTGAAGTGGCCAAGTTATTCTTAAACTTCTCTGATCCATGGCCAAAAGCGCGTCATGCGAAACGTCGTTTGACTTTCAAAACCTTCTTGGACCAATATAAACATGTCTTGCAGACAGATGGCCTCCTACAATTCAAAACGGATAACCAAGGGTTATTTGAATATTCACTGACTTCAATGTCACAGTATGGTATGGATTTCTTAGAAATTTCATTGAACTTGCATGAGTCAGATATTGAAGGCAATGTGCAAACAGAGTACGAAGAAAAATTCTCAGCCCGTGGCTTTAGAATTAACTATATGTTGGCTAAATTTAATTAG
- a CDS encoding phosphotransferase family protein, whose protein sequence is MVLEYKFDREWILEPIGGDTGQAYVGYNDANDERVFLKRNSSPLLTILSMEGFAPKLKWTKRESSGDIMTAQDWVSGNVLSHFEVAQLPVVKLMYRYHHSDNLYNMLVKIDGEVYEPDRFLQDYESDLAKELRHHHLLADVTACLWGTRHLVEGVRKTVCHGDLNRRNFIRAEDNQLYLVDWEMVKIADPILDISQLLVQYVDFKNWDAWFDLYGLRITYDIYQRIEWYSMLNLLNMIKKDFRENRMIAMNHKILKLKHIYNNRYLQQVGEM, encoded by the coding sequence ATGGTTTTGGAATACAAATTTGATCGCGAGTGGATTCTCGAACCCATTGGAGGGGATACTGGTCAAGCCTATGTTGGCTATAATGACGCTAACGATGAACGTGTATTTTTAAAACGTAATTCTTCACCCTTGTTAACCATCCTATCGATGGAAGGCTTTGCGCCCAAGTTGAAATGGACTAAGCGTGAGTCTAGCGGGGACATTATGACGGCCCAAGATTGGGTGTCTGGTAATGTCTTATCGCATTTTGAAGTGGCCCAATTGCCCGTGGTTAAATTGATGTACCGCTACCACCATTCGGATAATTTATATAATATGCTGGTTAAAATTGACGGCGAGGTTTACGAACCAGACCGCTTTTTACAGGATTATGAAAGTGATTTGGCAAAAGAATTGCGTCACCATCACTTGTTAGCCGATGTGACCGCTTGTCTATGGGGCACTCGTCATTTGGTTGAAGGGGTCCGCAAAACAGTGTGTCACGGGGATTTAAACCGCCGAAACTTTATCCGAGCTGAGGACAATCAGTTATATCTAGTGGACTGGGAAATGGTGAAAATCGCTGATCCTATTCTAGATATCAGCCAATTGTTAGTCCAATATGTTGATTTTAAAAATTGGGATGCCTGGTTTGATTTATATGGCTTGCGCATTACATACGATATTTATCAACGTATTGAATGGTATTCGATGTTGAATCTCTTGAATATGATCAAAAAAGACTTCAGAGAAAATCGGATGATTGCTATGAACCATAAAATCTTAAAATTAAAACATATTTATAACAACCGTTACTTACAACAGGTAGGGGAAATGTAA
- a CDS encoding ABC transporter permease, whose product MRLLDTYQKRRQEGQDLFLKNAKYIFNDHAVIVLFFLFGALAYQYANWLSGLSQGLVGVWVHLIWSVLMTVGVFITGVASHIVAADLVFLLPMESKFTDWFRSALNHSLLLPSAVIILMIAASYPLLMAMVGYSIFELIVLAVILICFKTAHLNIILESWRYTSDRVIKIHKAILYLAVFITLLLASFVTPYLCLGVALLYLIAIHFTGIRPFSDGKKGWHWDKIVAVEQDRQQQIKRGLALFVNMPQDAVSSKRRKYLDGYIKGINRGDNPYAYLYSRTFWRASDYFPLWGRMTLVGILYLVFVTNSHWLNLVVILLIQYFSHFQILPMAKKMNQHVLLQVYPMDQNLQVAGFKQMMGQPICTQIVLFTVTSLITHDWIFAGAVLLSTIILGLFFLYLYLPRFIRKKEKRLEYTKFVD is encoded by the coding sequence ATGCGTCTGCTTGATACTTACCAGAAACGTCGGCAAGAAGGGCAAGATTTATTTCTTAAGAATGCTAAATATATTTTTAATGACCATGCCGTAATCGTCCTCTTCTTCCTATTTGGCGCATTGGCTTACCAGTATGCCAATTGGCTGTCAGGTTTGTCGCAGGGGTTGGTCGGGGTTTGGGTCCACTTGATTTGGTCGGTTCTGATGACGGTTGGGGTATTTATTACCGGTGTGGCTTCACATATTGTGGCAGCAGACTTGGTCTTTCTCTTACCTATGGAGTCGAAATTCACAGACTGGTTTCGGTCAGCCTTGAACCACTCCTTACTACTGCCTAGTGCTGTGATTATCCTGATGATTGCTGCTTCTTATCCACTGCTGATGGCTATGGTGGGCTATTCGATATTTGAGTTGATTGTCTTGGCCGTAATTTTGATTTGCTTTAAAACCGCCCATTTAAATATTATTTTAGAAAGCTGGCGTTATACCAGCGACCGAGTAATTAAAATTCACAAGGCAATCTTGTATCTAGCGGTTTTTATCACGCTATTATTGGCTTCTTTTGTGACACCATATCTCTGTTTAGGTGTTGCGCTACTGTATTTAATCGCCATTCATTTTACCGGGATTCGTCCTTTTTCAGATGGGAAAAAGGGTTGGCACTGGGATAAGATTGTCGCAGTGGAACAAGACCGTCAGCAACAAATAAAACGCGGGCTGGCCTTGTTTGTGAATATGCCACAAGATGCCGTTTCAAGTAAACGACGCAAGTATTTGGACGGCTATATTAAAGGGATCAACCGCGGGGATAATCCTTACGCTTACTTATACAGTCGGACCTTTTGGCGGGCGAGTGATTATTTCCCACTTTGGGGCCGGATGACTTTAGTTGGGATCCTGTATTTGGTCTTTGTAACCAATAGTCACTGGTTGAACTTAGTGGTGATTTTATTGATTCAATACTTCAGCCATTTCCAAATTTTACCAATGGCTAAGAAAATGAACCAACATGTCTTATTACAGGTTTACCCAATGGATCAGAATTTACAGGTGGCTGGCTTTAAACAGATGATGGGTCAACCAATTTGTACGCAAATTGTATTATTTACCGTAACGAGTTTGATTACCCACGATTGGATTTTTGCCGGTGCAGTATTACTTTCTACTATTATACTAGGCTTATTCTTCCTTTACCTCTATTTACCGCGTTTTATCCGCAAGAAAGAAAAAAGGTTAGAATACACTAAGTTTGTTGACTAA
- a CDS encoding ABC transporter ATP-binding protein — MTLTVKGLTGGYSSQPVLKDINFEIASGEIVGLIGLNGAGKSTTIKHIIGLMRAMKGEIAIDGHQLTDDANAYRQSFTYIPEMPVLYEALTLREHIELTGMAYGLGKEEALGNAQPLLETFRLDKRLDWLPIHFSKGMKQKVMIVCAFLVETSLYVVDEPFLGLDPLAIHDFIDTLKAKRDAGASVLMTTHVLATAEQYCDRFLFLADGELVAAGTLDEIRAQYQMPGATLDDLYLRLAKGANDHASA; from the coding sequence ATGACATTAACAGTTAAAGGACTTACCGGGGGCTATTCTAGTCAACCTGTATTAAAAGATATTAATTTTGAAATTGCATCAGGTGAAATTGTTGGCCTGATTGGGTTAAATGGTGCGGGTAAATCGACTACCATTAAACATATTATCGGCCTGATGCGAGCGATGAAGGGGGAGATTGCCATTGACGGTCATCAATTAACTGATGACGCCAATGCATACCGTCAATCCTTCACTTATATTCCGGAAATGCCCGTACTATATGAAGCCTTAACGTTACGAGAACATATTGAATTAACGGGGATGGCTTACGGTTTAGGGAAGGAAGAGGCACTAGGAAATGCCCAACCTTTACTAGAAACTTTTCGTTTAGATAAACGGTTAGATTGGCTGCCAATTCATTTTTCAAAAGGGATGAAGCAAAAGGTGATGATTGTTTGTGCCTTCCTAGTGGAGACGTCGTTATATGTGGTGGATGAGCCGTTTCTTGGTTTAGATCCACTGGCTATCCATGATTTTATCGATACTTTGAAAGCCAAACGTGATGCGGGTGCGTCGGTATTGATGACTACTCATGTCTTGGCGACAGCTGAACAGTATTGTGACCGATTCTTATTCTTGGCGGACGGTGAGTTAGTGGCGGCAGGTACTTTAGATGAAATCCGAGCGCAATATCAAATGCCAGGAGCTACTTTAGATGACCTATATCTACGTCTAGCGAAGGGGGCAAATGACCATGCGTCTGCTTGA
- a CDS encoding HIT family protein, whose product MDNCIFCKIANGEIPTNKVYEDEVVIAFLDMSQVTKGHTLLVPKKHIQDIFGYSSNDAGAVFKRIPLVANALKDAFPDMHGLNILNNNGEMAYQSVFHSHVHLIPRYNGESDGFGLKWEPAQEGTYSDEDLKNITNTINQRIEG is encoded by the coding sequence ATGGATAATTGTATCTTCTGTAAAATTGCAAACGGTGAAATCCCCACGAACAAAGTCTACGAAGACGAAGTGGTGATAGCCTTCCTAGATATGAGCCAAGTCACAAAAGGCCATACCTTACTAGTACCTAAAAAACACATTCAAGACATTTTCGGCTACTCATCAAACGACGCCGGCGCAGTCTTCAAGCGCATCCCATTAGTTGCCAACGCATTAAAAGATGCCTTCCCAGATATGCACGGTTTAAATATTTTAAACAACAACGGTGAGATGGCCTACCAATCTGTTTTCCATTCACACGTCCACTTAATCCCTAGATACAACGGGGAAAGTGACGGCTTTGGTTTAAAATGGGAACCAGCCCAAGAAGGCACATACTCTGATGAAGACTTGAAGAACATTACCAACACAATCAACCAACGAATCGAGGGATAA
- a CDS encoding YtxH domain-containing protein: MKKFITGILFGAIAGAGYALLKTPHSGTENRERLKNYLDDVTFAANDLTGSIAQAQNAVTDLAQQGLSSAKVARDEITLAINDFNQSAVPQISEIQKQVAKLQNDLSAADIHANEKNTDF; encoded by the coding sequence ATGAAAAAATTTATTACTGGTATTCTATTTGGTGCCATTGCTGGTGCAGGCTACGCCCTATTAAAAACACCACACTCAGGTACTGAAAATAGAGAACGTTTGAAAAACTATTTAGACGATGTCACTTTTGCAGCCAATGATCTAACTGGCTCAATCGCTCAAGCACAAAATGCAGTTACAGATTTAGCTCAACAAGGCTTATCTTCTGCAAAAGTTGCCCGCGACGAAATCACACTAGCAATTAATGATTTCAACCAATCAGCAGTCCCACAAATTTCAGAAATTCAAAAACAAGTGGCAAAACTACAAAATGACTTATCAGCAGCGGATATCCATGCTAACGAGAAAAACACTGATTTTTAA
- a CDS encoding peptidylprolyl isomerase, translating into MMISKKFKLTSIALLSTVALAACSTGSSDGSSAVATGDGVEVTNEELQAELKSTYGNTVLQELIMEEVFVNEVGDDRAKELKEEATTEVETLVATYGGEDEFNTVLASSGFSDREDYEHQVYYYKLMSESVSKYIEVTDEEIQTAYDEYTPSFTVSHILVDDEETANDLIAQLDDGADFAKLATENSTDTASAEKGGSLGEVNADSGLDETFYAAAQELAEGKYTTTPVETDYGFHIIKMDEKPEKGSLEDETEQLKESITAEKLTDSTLVAGIVSDIMTAHNIDIKDDDLKTALDDVIITEEEQESLDAEAESAAAASESAASESAATSSGTSESAESSSEESTSEESSTEESSTESSESSEAASNEASSSAE; encoded by the coding sequence ATGATGATTAGTAAGAAATTCAAACTTACTTCAATTGCCTTATTAAGTACTGTTGCCCTAGCAGCATGCTCAACTGGCTCAAGTGATGGTTCAAGCGCCGTTGCAACTGGTGATGGTGTTGAAGTAACCAACGAAGAACTACAAGCCGAATTAAAATCAACATACGGTAACACCGTATTGCAAGAATTAATTATGGAAGAAGTATTCGTAAACGAAGTCGGCGATGACCGAGCTAAAGAATTAAAAGAAGAAGCAACAACTGAAGTTGAAACGCTAGTCGCTACTTATGGCGGAGAAGACGAATTCAATACTGTATTAGCATCTTCTGGTTTCTCAGACCGTGAAGACTACGAACACCAAGTTTACTACTACAAATTAATGAGTGAATCTGTATCTAAATACATCGAAGTGACTGACGAAGAAATTCAAACAGCTTACGATGAATACACACCTTCATTCACTGTTTCACACATTTTAGTGGATGATGAAGAAACTGCTAATGACTTGATTGCCCAATTAGATGATGGTGCAGACTTTGCTAAATTAGCAACTGAAAATTCAACAGATACAGCATCTGCTGAAAAAGGTGGTTCATTAGGTGAAGTAAATGCTGATTCTGGTTTGGATGAAACATTCTACGCTGCAGCACAAGAACTAGCTGAAGGCAAGTACACAACTACACCAGTTGAAACTGACTACGGTTTCCACATCATCAAGATGGACGAAAAACCTGAAAAAGGTAGTCTAGAAGACGAAACTGAACAACTGAAAGAATCTATTACTGCTGAAAAATTAACTGATTCTACATTAGTTGCTGGTATCGTTTCTGACATCATGACAGCTCACAATATCGACATTAAAGACGATGACTTGAAGACTGCGCTAGATGACGTGATCATCACTGAAGAAGAACAAGAATCATTAGATGCTGAAGCTGAGTCAGCTGCCGCAGCAAGTGAATCAGCTGCTAGCGAATCTGCAGCAACAAGCTCAGGAACATCTGAATCTGCTGAGTCTTCTAGTGAAGAATCAACTTCAGAAGAATCTAGCACAGAGGAATCATCAACTGAATCTTCTGAATCATCAGAAGCAGCTTCAAACGAAGCATCCTCTTCAGCTGAATAA
- a CDS encoding bifunctional metallophosphatase/5'-nucleotidase, with protein sequence MTIFQTSDIHGYIYPTSYLTREENQPFGLLKVNENYLREKGRLADKSSLLISTGDIIQGSPLTHYLQKHRHSAAAIVENMNRMGYDMGVPGNHEFNYGQEYLLNSYQNAQFPILCANILDDADQPFFGQPYKIFERNGIKIAVLGLTTQYIPHWERPAHITGLQFRSAVETAKEYVPMLSSMADVVVVAYHGGFECDLDTLETVEQGAGENEGYALTHEVPGIDVLLTGHQHNEIARVVNGVAVVMPGDKGRHLGKVTLNLNQYDGDDHWTLVDAVPELISTTVDTPIQKEADARLADLQAEIENWLDQPVGTIQGDMKIESVDMARIHDHPYVEFVHRVQNYYGQTEISAAALFNNDAKGFPNVVTVRDILNNYPFPNTLAVVKITGAELKAAIEQSAEFFILNEDQEIIISKDWLYPKPKPYNYDMYEGVDYIIDVSKPIGQRVTKLNYHGQPLDLEAEFEVTLNQYRAVGGGDYQMFDSSKIVREVNLEMNQLISHYLETHQEIQATCNNNFQVVNGNNCPA encoded by the coding sequence GTGACAATTTTTCAAACGAGTGATATTCACGGGTATATCTATCCTACAAGTTACTTGACTAGAGAAGAAAACCAGCCATTTGGTCTGTTAAAGGTCAATGAAAACTACTTAAGGGAGAAAGGTCGCTTGGCCGATAAAAGTAGTTTGCTGATTTCTACAGGAGATATAATTCAAGGATCGCCACTAACCCATTACCTACAAAAGCACCGCCACTCAGCGGCAGCCATTGTAGAAAATATGAATCGGATGGGTTATGACATGGGGGTGCCGGGAAACCATGAATTCAATTACGGGCAAGAATACCTGTTGAATTCATATCAAAACGCACAATTTCCCATTCTATGCGCCAATATTTTAGACGACGCTGACCAACCATTTTTCGGTCAACCCTATAAAATATTTGAACGCAACGGGATTAAGATTGCCGTTTTGGGCCTAACCACTCAATACATCCCCCACTGGGAGCGTCCAGCCCATATTACTGGCTTGCAGTTTAGGTCAGCAGTTGAAACCGCCAAGGAATACGTGCCCATGTTAAGCAGTATGGCTGACGTAGTCGTTGTCGCTTACCACGGAGGCTTTGAGTGTGATCTAGACACCCTTGAAACAGTAGAACAAGGCGCTGGGGAAAATGAGGGCTACGCCTTAACCCATGAAGTGCCAGGGATTGATGTCTTATTAACTGGCCACCAACACAATGAAATTGCCCGCGTCGTGAATGGTGTGGCGGTTGTCATGCCAGGGGACAAAGGCCGTCATCTTGGTAAAGTTACATTAAACTTAAACCAATACGATGGCGATGACCACTGGACCTTAGTAGATGCAGTGCCTGAATTAATAAGCACGACCGTGGACACACCAATTCAAAAAGAAGCCGACGCAAGATTAGCGGACTTACAAGCAGAAATTGAAAACTGGTTGGACCAACCGGTAGGGACCATTCAAGGAGACATGAAGATTGAAAGTGTCGATATGGCTCGCATCCATGATCATCCATACGTCGAATTTGTCCACCGGGTACAGAACTATTACGGGCAAACAGAAATCTCGGCGGCAGCCTTATTTAATAATGATGCCAAGGGTTTTCCAAATGTAGTAACCGTCCGTGACATACTCAATAATTACCCATTCCCTAACACCCTAGCAGTGGTTAAAATCACCGGAGCAGAATTGAAAGCAGCTATCGAGCAATCAGCGGAATTTTTTATTTTGAATGAAGACCAAGAAATCATCATTTCTAAAGATTGGCTATATCCCAAACCAAAACCCTATAATTACGACATGTATGAAGGGGTTGATTACATCATTGATGTATCAAAACCAATTGGTCAACGGGTAACCAAATTAAACTACCACGGCCAACCATTAGATTTAGAAGCTGAATTCGAAGTGACCCTCAACCAGTATCGGGCTGTAGGCGGCGGTGACTATCAGATGTTTGATTCATCAAAAATTGTCCGTGAAGTCAACCTGGAGATGAACCAATTAATCTCTCACTACCTTGAAACACATCAAGAAATCCAAGCTACTTGTAACAACAATTTCCAGGTGGTGAACGGCAATAATTGTCCAGCATAG
- a CDS encoding ISL3 family transposase encodes MSHTSIIKQLCGIYDNNIDITIPKSMHLLPLEKYHEINHFVLHGVLTYKPKACMHCGVKNTGNRDIIKHGFKPAIIRLPNTATNPVLLKLQKQRFYCKHCAQTFIAETPLVEKFCCISKTIKSQISSELVETQSMRLIAKRYHVSSPTVARTLMKASMGLSPKGNYLPNHLGVDEFKSTNRVANAMSAVLVDTHNRRLIDIVVDRKQASLIDYFSSFTWTARSSVKTVSIDLYTPYLEVIRTCFPNAKIVVDRFHIVKLLNETINSIRIKVMNAIKTSRPSDYNKLKKQWKLLLKNAEDLNFTDTHYVRQFGEAISEQRIVDYLLSISHELLVTYTLMNELKYAISTHDINIFNEILRGTKNQTLPSRTRRTIRTLAKFLPYIHNALKYTVSNGPTEGINNKIKLIKRTGFGYSNFHHLRARILVQFKLNYKPSNPKPYTFDGMAS; translated from the coding sequence ATGTCCCATACATCTATTATAAAACAACTTTGCGGTATTTACGACAATAATATTGATATTACAATACCAAAATCTATGCATCTGTTGCCACTTGAAAAGTATCATGAAATAAATCATTTCGTTTTACATGGGGTTCTTACGTACAAGCCTAAGGCTTGTATGCACTGTGGTGTAAAGAATACTGGTAATCGAGATATCATCAAACATGGCTTTAAACCAGCTATCATTCGATTACCGAACACAGCTACTAATCCTGTTTTACTTAAATTACAGAAGCAACGCTTTTATTGTAAACATTGTGCACAAACTTTTATCGCTGAAACACCATTAGTTGAAAAATTTTGCTGTATTTCTAAAACCATTAAAAGTCAAATTAGCTCCGAATTGGTTGAAACGCAATCTATGCGGTTAATCGCTAAACGTTATCATGTCTCTTCTCCAACAGTGGCCAGAACTTTAATGAAAGCAAGTATGGGACTATCACCTAAGGGAAATTATCTCCCGAATCACCTCGGTGTAGATGAGTTTAAATCGACTAATCGTGTAGCCAATGCGATGAGTGCTGTCCTTGTGGACACGCATAATAGAAGGCTAATTGATATTGTCGTTGATAGAAAACAAGCGTCGCTCATCGATTACTTTTCTTCTTTTACCTGGACTGCTCGAAGCAGCGTGAAGACAGTTTCGATTGATTTATATACACCTTATCTAGAGGTCATCCGCACATGTTTCCCTAATGCGAAGATTGTCGTTGATCGATTCCATATAGTAAAGCTGTTGAATGAAACAATCAATTCTATTCGTATTAAAGTGATGAATGCTATCAAAACAAGCCGTCCATCGGACTACAATAAACTCAAAAAACAATGGAAATTGTTGTTAAAGAACGCTGAAGATTTAAATTTCACGGATACACATTATGTTCGTCAATTTGGTGAAGCGATATCAGAACAACGTATTGTTGATTATCTTTTGAGTATCTCACACGAACTTTTAGTTACTTATACCCTGATGAATGAACTAAAATATGCCATTTCAACTCATGATATCAATATTTTCAATGAAATCCTACGTGGGACTAAGAACCAAACTTTGCCAAGTCGTACGAGAAGAACTATCAGAACATTAGCCAAATTCTTGCCTTATATACATAACGCTTTAAAATATACTGTATCAAATGGTCCTACCGAAGGTATTAATAATAAAATTAAATTAATTAAACGAACAGGTTTTGGATATTCGAACTTCCATCATTTACGTGCAAGAATTTTAGTCCAATTCAAATTAAATTACAAACCATCCAATCCTAAACCTTATACATTTGATGGGATGGCAAGCTAA
- a CDS encoding 3'-5' exoribonuclease YhaM family protein, protein MDNLQLFDVALDQNFDIFVLIKVAEVREDRNGKKYISFTFQDRSGSIEGKFWGATDQDIEQYTSGQVVALAGKRELYNGKPQVRINGLRLANDGEPNDPSDYVERGPMTRTEMVNEVLAAVEGFENTTIDAIVRYLLREVSWDFFTYPAAKKNHHAYVGGLGFHTISMLRLAQAVVSQYDNINKDLLYAGVIIHDIGKTVEFTDPMSTEYTVEGNLIGHISIVEEMITLAVDKLGFDQYSEDVVLLKHMVLAHHGKQEWGSPVSPHLLEAEILHHLDNLDASIQMMTTALDHTEPGEFSARIFGMDNRAFYKPKGQVASEENQNQETENEEITLDFQGSNDDLPFFE, encoded by the coding sequence ATGGACAACTTACAACTTTTTGATGTGGCTTTAGACCAAAATTTCGATATCTTTGTATTGATTAAAGTTGCCGAAGTACGGGAAGACCGTAACGGTAAAAAGTACATCTCATTCACATTCCAAGACCGCTCTGGCTCAATCGAGGGTAAATTCTGGGGGGCAACTGACCAAGATATTGAACAATATACTTCTGGCCAAGTTGTTGCCTTAGCGGGTAAACGAGAACTTTATAACGGTAAACCACAAGTTCGTATTAATGGTCTTCGCCTAGCCAATGATGGGGAACCGAATGATCCCTCTGACTATGTTGAACGTGGGCCAATGACCAGAACGGAAATGGTGAACGAAGTATTGGCTGCAGTGGAAGGTTTTGAAAATACCACCATTGACGCCATCGTTCGTTACCTATTACGTGAAGTGTCATGGGATTTCTTTACCTACCCAGCAGCGAAGAAGAACCACCACGCCTATGTCGGTGGTTTAGGCTTTCATACTATTTCAATGCTTCGCTTAGCCCAAGCCGTTGTCAGCCAATACGATAACATCAACAAAGACTTATTGTATGCTGGTGTGATTATTCATGATATTGGTAAAACAGTTGAATTCACTGATCCGATGTCTACTGAATATACTGTTGAGGGGAATCTTATTGGACATATCTCAATTGTCGAAGAGATGATAACTCTTGCCGTTGATAAATTAGGGTTCGACCAGTACAGCGAAGATGTTGTTTTGTTGAAACATATGGTATTAGCCCACCACGGTAAACAAGAATGGGGTAGCCCAGTGTCACCGCATTTATTAGAAGCTGAAATCCTACATCATTTAGACAACTTAGATGCTTCTATTCAAATGATGACAACTGCTTTGGACCATACAGAACCTGGCGAATTTTCAGCCCGAATTTTCGGTATGGACAACCGAGCCTTCTATAAACCTAAAGGGCAAGTTGCTAGCGAAGAAAATCAAAATCAAGAGACAGAAAACGAGGAAATTACCCTAGATTTCCAAGGGTCAAATGATGACCTACCATTTTTTGAATAA